In a single window of the Mauremys reevesii isolate NIE-2019 linkage group 3, ASM1616193v1, whole genome shotgun sequence genome:
- the LOC120401115 gene encoding trace amine-associated receptor 7a-like: protein MTSVLLQNEGAQYCFENINGSCYKTSWSSGIRITLYVVLGFLTILTLGGNLMVMITIAYFKQLHSPTNILLASLACADFCLGLTVLPFSSIRSVETCWYFGETFCRFHSSLEVSFCYSSIFHLCFISVDRYVAVTDPLIYPLKFTMPVSGMFIAVAWTFSLVFSFSVVFTGANDKGIQELVNALSCVGSCQILFNKTWVAVTSLLYLIPFFTTIALYSKIFAVAKRQARMIEMMSNNTQSSDTYSDRVGKRERKAAKTIGIAVIAFVVFWSPYSITVITDAFFNFITPPLVFDIVVWFTYSNSAINPLIYSIFYPWFRKAMKVIVSCKILRLDCSTMNLFPN from the coding sequence ATGACTTCAGTGCTTCTTCAGAATGAAGGCGCACAATATTGCTTTGAGAATATTAATGGATCTTGCTATAAAACATCGTGGTCTTCTGGAATCCGGATAACTTTGTATGTTGTGCTTGGTTTTCTGACAATTCTTACACTAGGTGGAAACCTAATGGTAATGATTACAATAGCTTATTTCAAACAGCTTCACTCTCCTACAAATATTTTGCTCGCCTCCTTGGCATGTGCTGATTTTTGTTTGGGTCTGACTGTGCTGCCCTTCAGCAGTATAAGATCTGTTGAAACATGCTGGTATTTTGGGGAAACATTCTGTAGATTCCACAGTTCTTTAGAAGTATCTTTCTGTTATTCATCAATATTTCACTTGTGTTTTATCTCTGTTGATCGCTACGTTGCTGTTACTGATCCTTTAATTTACCCTCTCAAGTTCACAATGCCAGTTTCAGGCATGTTCATAGCAGTTGCGTGGACATTTTCATTAGTATTCAGTTTTTCTGTTGTCTTCACTGGGGCTAATGACAAAGGGATACAAGAATTAGTAAATGCCCTCTCATGTGTAGGGAGCTGTCAGATTCTCTTCAACAAAACTTGGGTGGCTGTAACCTCCCTCCTTTATCTAATACCGTTTTTTACAACAATAGCACTTTACAGCAAGATCTTTGCTGTGGCTAAACGACAAGCTAGAATGATAGAGATGATGAGCAACAACACCCAGTCGTCTGACACTTACAGTGACAGAGTTGGCAAAAGAGAGAGGAAAGCTGCTAAAACCATTGGTATTGCTGTGATTGCTTTTGTGGTATTCTGGTCACCTTATTCTATAACTGTAATAACTGATGCTTTTTTTAACTTCATAACACCACCCCTTGTCTTTGACATTGTGGTTTGGTTCACTTATTCCAACTCTGCCATTAATCCTTTGATTTACTCTATCTTTTATCCTTGGTTTCGAAAAGCAATGAAAGTGATTGTGAGCTGTAAAATACTCCGGCTTGACTGTTCAACAATGAATTTATTTCCAAACTGA